The region CGATCGGGCCGGCGCGGACCGGCCGCGTCGCCGTGTCGGCACGAAAAGCCGACGCGATCGCGCTCACGACGCCGCCGATGCGTGCCGCCGAGAGCGGCTCGCTGCCGTCGAGCAGGAGCTGCACGCGCGCCTGCCCGCGGGCGGCGTCGCGCTCGAAGGTCTCGGGGACGACGACGAAGGCCAGCACCGAGCCACGCCCCAGGAGCCGCTCTCCCTCACGGTAGGAGTACACCGGCTGCGGCGGGAGGAAATACTCGGTGCGCCCGACGCTCTCGACGAAGCGGCGTGAGAGCGCGGTGCCGTCGCGATCCAGCACGGCCCACGGGACGTTGCGGGGCTTGTAGCTGAGCGCGCCGCCGAACAGGAGCACCATGATGACCGGCTGGATCAGCATCATGGCCATCACCGCCGGGTCGTTGCGCAGGACGCGCGTCTCCTTGTAGGCGACGGCGAGCACGTTCGACCAGAACCGCCGCGTCATGCGCGCTGCTCGATCTTCCGGGATGCGTAGGCGATCAGCACGATGCCGCCGGCGACGATGAAGAGGATCTGGGGCCAGAGCGTCAGCGGCCCTTCGCCGCGCAGATAGATGGCGCGGCTCACCGTGATGTAGTGCGTGGCGGGGAAGATGGCCGTGACCCACTGGAGCCACTCCGGCATGTTCCGCACCGGCACGACGAACCCGGAGAGCTGCACGAGCGGGATGCTGAAGAGGACGCTGCGCTGCACCGCTTCGGCCGCCGATCGCGACGTGGCCGAGATGAGGAGGCCGATCGCGAGCGAGATGAGGACGTAGACCGCCGAGACGGCGAGGAAGAAGAGCAGGTTCCCGCGCGGCCAGACGCCGATGCCGAAGCCGGCGATGAGGGCCATCAAGAGGACGTCGAACGCGAACACGGCGCCCAGCGGCAGGAGCTTGCCGAGCAGGATCTCGAGCGAGGTCGCGGGCGTCACCTGGAGCTGCTCGAACGTGCCGGCCGCGCGCTCGCCCACGATCGAGACGGCCGTGATGAGCACGGTCAGGAACGAGAGCACGAAGCCGTAGACGCCCGACACCATGAACGCCGTGCCGTCGAGCTTCGGGTTGAAGAGCGTGCGGGTCGCGACCTCGACGCCCGGGCGCCGCGTCGTGCCCGGATCGGCGGCGAGCGCCGTCGCCGTCGTCTCGACGATGGCGCGGAGATACCCCTCGGCGTTCCCCGCCAGGACGGTTTCGGCGGCATCGTAGACGACCTCGATCTCCGGCGGCGGCCCGCCGTGGCGCGGTGCTTCGAGCCCGCGGTCGAAGTCGGGCGGGATGACGATCGCGGCCGTGAGCCGCCCCGACCCGATCGCGCGCTCGAGCGCGTCGCGCGTCGCGAAGGGCCGCGGAACGAAGTTGCCCTGCGCGGCGAGATCGGCGACCAGACGCCGGCTCGCCGTCGTGCCGGCCGCGTCGTGGACGCCCAGCTCGAGACCCTTCACCTCCGTCGTCAGGATGAAGCCGAAGAGCAGCAGCGCCGCGATCGGCACCGCGATGAGGATCGTCACGGTGAACGGATCGCGGAAGGTCGCGCGGACCTCGCGGACGATGAGGGTTCGCAGTCGCCGCCAGGTCATTTGAGAGGGGGTTCCCTGCGGGAACCCCCGCCGGAGGCCCCCGTGCGCGACGCGCCGAAGGCGCGTCGCTCCGATGGGCGTCGGCCGCGCTTTGCGCGGCCTCCCCGCTCGCGGCCTACGGCCGAGTGGGGAGTCACTATGCCGCCTCTCCCTGCGTCGCTTCGCGGGCGAGGACGGCGCGGAACACGTCGGTCATCGAGGGTTGGGCGATCTCGATCGTGGCGCCGGCTTCGCGCAGGCGCTCGAGCTCGGCGAGGAGGGGCGCATCCAGTGCGGGGATCGTCGCCTCCACGCCGTCCGGCCGCGGTGCGAGCGTCGCGCCGGCGTCGGTGAGGATCCGTGCCGCGCGTTCGCGCGACGCGGGGGGCGCCAGGACGCGGACGCCGTAGCCGCCCGAGTACCGGCGGCGCAGCGCTTCGGGCTCGGCGTCGGCGATCAGGCGGCCGGCCTCGATGAACGACACCCAGTCGCAGTACTCGACCTCCTCCAGGAAGTGTGTCGTCACGAACACGGTGACCCCGCGGTCGGCTTCCTCCTGGATGCGGTCCCAGAAGAGCCCGCGGCTCTCGACGTCGACGCCGGCCGTCGGCTCGTCGAGGAAGAGCAGGCGCGGGCGATGGAGCGTCGCCAGGGCGAGACCTGCGCGCTGGCGAATGCCCGCCGGGAGGTTCTCGGGCCGCTCGTTCTCGGCCTCGGAGAGCGCGAACCGCTCCCGCAGCTCGCCCCATCGCGTATCGAGGGCGCGGCCCTCGATGCCGTAGAGGCCGGCGTAGAACTCCACGTTCTCGCGGATCGAGAGCCCCTGGTAGAGGCTCACCTTCTGTCCCATGTAGCCGATCCGGTCGCGCACGCGGCGCGGACGCGCGATCACGTCGATGCCGTCGACGACGATCGAGCCCTCGGTCGGCTCGAGCACGCCGATCAGCATGCGGATCGTCGTGCTCTTGCCGGAGCCGTTCGCGCCCAGGAACGCGAAGATCGTTCCCGGCTCGACGGCGATCGTGAGGCTCGACACCGCGACGAAGTCGCCGAAGCGCTTGGTGAGGCCGCTCGTGCGGATGATCGGCTCGCTCATGCGTGCGTGCTCGCGAGGTGGCGGAGGGTCGACTCCATGTCCGCGGGCGCCGGCTCGACGAGGCGGACGCCGGGAAGGCGGCGGATCGCGTCGACGAGCGCCGCTCCGTCGGCGTCGGCCTCGATGCGCGCGAAGCGGGCCGCCGCGCGGGCGGCGACGACGCCCGCGATCCCGCGCGCGGCGCGCGCGATCGCCCGTGGATCGTCGCCCCAGGCGCGCACCAGCTCGCGCGGGTTCTGGTGCTGGAGCTCCGCGGGCGTGCCGCTCGCGACCACGCGGCCCTCGTCGAGGTAGACCAGGCGGTCGCACTGCTCGGCCTCGTCGAGATAGCTCGTGCTGACGACGACGAGCGCCGCCTCCTTCGCGCGCACGAGGATCGTCCAGATCTCGGCGCGCGCACCCACGTCGACGCCCGCCGTCGGCTCGTCGAGGATGATGAGCGCCGGCGCGGGCAGGAGCGCGTTCGCGATCGCGAGCTTCTGCTTCATGCCGCCCGAGAGCGCGCCGGCGAGCCGGTCGCCGAACGGCGCGAGCTGCGTGCGCGCGAGGAGATCCGTGGCGCGGCGCTCGAACTCGTCCTCCGCGATGCCGTGCAGCCGGCCCGTGAAGCGGAGGTTCTCGCGGACGGTGAGGTCGCGATGAAGGCCGAAGGCCTGCGGGAGGTAGCCGATGCGCCGCTTGAGCTCGGTCACGTCTTGGCGGAGATCGAAGCCGAGGACGGTCGCTTCGTCGGCCTCGATCTCGAGCAGACCCGCGAGGGAGCGCAGGAGCGTCGTCTTGCCGGCGCCGTCGGGACCCGTCACGCCGAGGATCTGACGCTG is a window of Candidatus Eisenbacteria bacterium DNA encoding:
- a CDS encoding ABC transporter ATP-binding protein, with product MSEPLIRLRGLRKRFGRRTALAGIDLQVEQRQILGVTGPDGAGKTTLLRSLAGLLEIEADEATVLGFDLRQDVTELKRRIGYLPQAFGLHRDLTVRENLRFTGRLHGIAEDEFERRATDLLARTQLAPFGDRLAGALSGGMKQKLAIANALLPAPALIILDEPTAGVDVGARAEIWTILVRAKEAALVVVSTSYLDEAEQCDRLVYLDEGRVVASGTPAELQHQNPRELVRAWGDDPRAIARAARGIAGVVAARAAARFARIEADADGAALVDAIRRLPGVRLVEPAPADMESTLRHLASTHA
- a CDS encoding ABC transporter permease; protein product: MTWRRLRTLIVREVRATFRDPFTVTILIAVPIAALLLFGFILTTEVKGLELGVHDAAGTTASRRLVADLAAQGNFVPRPFATRDALERAIGSGRLTAAIVIPPDFDRGLEAPRHGGPPPEIEVVYDAAETVLAGNAEGYLRAIVETTATALAADPGTTRRPGVEVATRTLFNPKLDGTAFMVSGVYGFVLSFLTVLITAVSIVGERAAGTFEQLQVTPATSLEILLGKLLPLGAVFAFDVLLMALIAGFGIGVWPRGNLLFFLAVSAVYVLISLAIGLLISATSRSAAEAVQRSVLFSIPLVQLSGFVVPVRNMPEWLQWVTAIFPATHYITVSRAIYLRGEGPLTLWPQILFIVAGGIVLIAYASRKIEQRA
- a CDS encoding ABC transporter ATP-binding protein; its protein translation is MSEPIIRTSGLTKRFGDFVAVSSLTIAVEPGTIFAFLGANGSGKSTTIRMLIGVLEPTEGSIVVDGIDVIARPRRVRDRIGYMGQKVSLYQGLSIRENVEFYAGLYGIEGRALDTRWGELRERFALSEAENERPENLPAGIRQRAGLALATLHRPRLLFLDEPTAGVDVESRGLFWDRIQEEADRGVTVFVTTHFLEEVEYCDWVSFIEAGRLIADAEPEALRRRYSGGYGVRVLAPPASRERAARILTDAGATLAPRPDGVEATIPALDAPLLAELERLREAGATIEIAQPSMTDVFRAVLAREATQGEAA